Part of the Quercus robur chromosome 5, dhQueRobu3.1, whole genome shotgun sequence genome, gctgcctccccttactttttgttagttgcgatgatcaaAGTTACCTTgttcaggcgtcttttctcattaatatggttaggacattggcgggtgcatttaatacggaggggacgtatttaccttgaaccagtttcgcaccgtacccccacgtgggtcccattctacttgCCTCtccttcagggggctttttgggggcagcCTTCAATGAGATgttgctcttccctttgaagtcttggagtgccgaggacagggtcatcctcggctgtgcccCCAGCATTTCGGCCTTTTCCtattcgtcctcggcaaataCCATCCTCGGTATGGGCCCTAGGCCCTAGTAGAGCatgggccggatcataagttccctAGCCCCACATAAAGGCTATCTAAAACTAAGCTATGaaaacatattaaaacataaaacaagcaaagaaagtaagatTAGTAACAAGATTAaaacagaaaagagagaaaagagtttAGAATTCAATATCTCAAAACAAAAGCTCCTAGGTTTGATTTTTGACCGTTCCCCTcggtcaaatctattcacaatcaataaaaaaagtgattagtaatcttaaactcaaagatcaaggccaaaaaaaccctaatcaaaagaaaattaacttgaggatgttttgtgaaaaacttccactttgattcactatttctagtgaattttagtgttttcccttaggatttcATGTGATTTGAAAAGGTACCATGTATGGCTATTTACATTGTGAAAATGAAGGTTTGGAACGGCTCCCACacgatgtgggattcgttccaaacctcaatctttaatgcaaaaaacttgtctttcatagTTTCTAAAACCCTACATGCGCGTGCAGGTTGATTCCTACGTGCGCAGGTTGGGGATTTCCTTGGCCttacttttccaaaaatagatttatttgctcattaaaagttatattttttattttaatatttctcaAGTTAATTTAACATCTAATCAagcctaaaccaaccttggctCTTAGAATTTCAGCATCATTAGGGAACGAGAGCCCAAGTCGtaaagggtacaaaatgcggtgtatACAGTATGTTCCTGGTGGGAAGATCTATAAAGAGTTGCTAAAAAAGACTAATGATCCACAATGGGCAAGACATCCTAGTAAGGAAGGAATGAATGCATTGCTGTCCCGTTCTTACTATTGACCTAAGATGGAGATAGACATTGATTTGTATGTCAAAACTTGTCTTGTTTGTCAACAAGATAAGGGGATAACTCAAAAGGAAGCTAGTTTGCTGCAACCTCTTCTTATTCCAAAGAATCCATGGGTTATTTTTCAATGGATTTCATTACTAGGTTGCCTAAAATGAAGGGGATGGGTTCAATGTTTGTAGTTATCGATTGGTTTTCAAAGAATGTAGTGTTTATTGCTGCACCAAGTACTTGCATAGCAGAAGTGGCTGCTGATCTGTTTTACAGAAATATGGTGAAGTACTTTGGTTTGCCCAAAGATAAAGTAAGTGATAAAGACTCTCATTTCACTGGTTGGTTTTGGATAGTTTTGTTTGGGTTGCTAGGTTCATAGTTGGATTTTTCTACGACTAATCATCCACAAACAAATGGTTAGACCAAGAGGATCAATGTTGTATTGGAAGATTACTTGAGGCACTATGTGACTGCAATTCAGAAAAATTGGCCGAACTTGTTGGATTCAACATAGTTTGCCTATAATTTGCACAAGTCTTCTTCAACTAGGATGAATCTATTTGAATTAGCAATGGGGAAGTAGCCCTTGACTCCTCATGAAATAGCAAAACAGTAGGGGGTAGATGTCCTACAGCATACAAGTTTGCTATGAATAAGCAAGAGTTGATACAAGAAGAACAAGACAGTTTGTTGAAGGCACAACAAAGGATGAAGAAGTATGCTGATAAAGGGAGGAGACCTCTTGAGTTCTAGGTTGGGAACAAAGTCCTGTTGAAGCTAACTTCACAGATTTGGAGGAAGTTTAGAAGTGAAAGTGTGCATTGAGACTTGATTCCAAAGTATGATGTTCCCTTTGAAATTGTGAAGAAAGTTGATAATGTTGCTTACAAGTTGAAACTACTAGAAACATTGGAGATTCACCCAATGATTCATGTGTGTTTTTTAAAGCCTTACCACGAAGATAGTGAGGATTCTGTAAGAATGAGATAAGGCATGCTCCGCCTACTGTCATGGTGTAGTTTGACCATGAAGTAGACATAATTCTTGACAAGAAGGTAATAGGTTATCGAAAGGGAGGAAACATGATAACATATTACTTAGTGAAGTGGAAAGGGGCAACTGAATTAGAAGCAAGTTGGGGGAAGGAATCAACACTATGGTAGTCTGAAAAGGAAGTGAAGGCATTTAAAGCTACCCTACCGATGAGGATGTCGGCTTCTTCTGGTGGGGGTGGTTTGTTAGGAGCTTTACTTGTTGCTGATGATGGCATGATGAATGATGGTGCTTGGGTAGCATTAGGACAGTCATTTGGCTACATGTTTTCCCAACACATTGATGGTTCCTCATGCCAGATTAGTAATGCTCCTAAGGGCTCTTCAAGGGGGACATGCCGAACCTTCTTATTTAAGTTAGAACGATAAGCAGTTTAAGGGAGTAGCATGTGGAAACGCCTTGCTCCATATGATGCCCCAAGGCCATGGTAGAGTAGGGCCATGGTGGGCAGAGTTGGTTTTATTATGGGTAGCAGTAAGTGGTGTTGACCTTATTTGGTGGTGCATAGCATTGGTGGCCTAGTTACCGATTGCTTGTGTGTGGGCTTGGTTGCTTGTGTGCAAGGCAAGGCTGGGCTGCATAAGGATGTGCAAATAGATGTTGTGTGCAAGGCATTAGGCTGGTGAGTGTTGGCTAAATGCATGGACAATTGCTAGTGGGCTGATAGCAGTTACTTAGTGTGTACTGCATGTAGGCATGCTGTGTGGATTGTGCTGGCTGATGGGAGATGGCATAAGCATGGGCCAAACATCTGAAAACATTTATTCTGATGCTGTGTGGGCTGCTGAATGGTGAGTAGAAGCCCCGTGATTTGCTGAGACATGGGTTGTGCATGTGTTGATATACATAAGCAGTTACCAAGTAGTTACCAAGCAGTTTTTGGTTTTCCTGATGTTCAAACTTGCTGTGTAGGGGCTGAAAACGTGGAAAGCAAACCAAGACTGCGTCAGTTCAAGATGTCCTAAGTCAGACCATAAGTGGCAGATTGTCCAAAACCTAGATAGTTACTAGGCAGTAACTGCCATAACAATTATTTCTGTGTATATAACCCTAATGCTGTTGGGGCGTCAACAGTTGAgtgtatttttctttagggAGAATTGTATGTGTTTCTCTAGGCTTGTAAAgagttttctttgtacttgagATTAAGTAATAAAAGTTAGGGGTGGGTTCCCTGTAAACAATGTGTACGGTGTGTGTGAGTCCCTATATAATCTATTCTAAGTGCTTCCTGCAGTATGTGTGGTGTTGGTTAAGACTAAGTCAAAGACATAAGGCCATCACAGGTAGAAAATTGAGTGAAAAATTTGACCCTGTGACACAGAGGCACGCCACCTGTTCGACACCTGTTCAACTCTATCAATGCCTCACCGAGTCCCGGGTTCTTAGAATTTCATGATTTTTGAGTACTCCTAAAACGGTCTCTTACATGAGGCACAAAACTCTCTTCAGTGCGTTTCAAGGAAAGAATGTGAGAACCTGGACTATTTTGTTAActaagggcacgtttggtagactataatagatactgtaatgtaatagctATTCTTGTGGCATAACTATTcggttgtttggttatgtttttattataatgaataattattccttatgaatagctattcttcaaaatgaagaataactattccttatcaaaagtactgaatatctattctttcaccttatgtaataacatttttaaaaaattcccTAAAAAACCATTAGttgccacatcttcaaaaggaaagaaaataaattttccttgttGTTAATTATTAACTCcattttgaacaccctaaaataagtgtattttaggaaatttgacttaaaaatgatttaattacacattctttttatactctactaaattgtggatgcatattcagaattctattcctaaatggtcaccaaactaatgaatagtaatacttattacattccaACTTAATGTATTACTTGAAATACTTATTCCTATTCCtatgtaataatcattacagtgtaccaaacgtatcCTAAGTATTCCAAATTCAAGCTTGTTGATGAGGCCCGAGTGCTTGTTAAGGCAATGCTTGAGCGGAATGTGGTTTCTTGGAATGCTATGATTAGTGCCTATGTGCAGAATAGTGATTTGAGGAGTGCACGAGGTTGTCgtcaaattcaaattattcaaTGATTACTCGCTATTGCCATTGTGGTACTATAAGGGAGGCACATGAGTTATTTTAGGAAATGGGGGAGAGGAATTTGGTGTCTTGGATGGTTATGGTATCCGAGTTTATTGAGATAAGTGAGTATAGAGAAGCGTGGGGTGTGTTTTTGATGATGGTGGGAAGTGGGGTGAGACTGGACCAGGCGGTGTTGGTCGTGGCATTATTAATGGTGATGAGGTTGAATGATTTAGAGTTGGTTGAGACTTTAAGGACACTGACAATCAAGAAGATGTGGTTGTGGGGACTGCCATTTTGGATGATTATACTAGGATTGGTAGTTTGGAGTTTAGTTTTTTGAGATGATGCCAGAAAGGAATGAGTACTCGTGGACCACAGGTCCACAATATAATGATTTTAGCATTTGCACAATGTCATAGTTTGGACAAAGCAATTGCATTTTATGAGAGGGATCCAGTAAAGGGTGTTGCTAAACGAGCGGCTGTTGAAACTGCATATGCTCAAAAGGGGATGATTTATGAAGCCAGACGTGTATTTGATGAGATTACTAACCCCCAGTGTGGTTATACGGAATGCTATGGTTGCTGCGTATGCCCAGAATGGAACGATTGAAGAAGCAAAAGATATCTTTTTGCATATCCCTGTGCAAAATGCTGCTTCGTGGGTTGCCATGATTGAAGGGTTTGTACAGAATGGACATAGCAGAGAAGCTTTAGAGTTGTTTACGGAGCTTCATAGATCTGGAAATGTTCCAATATCATTCCAGTTTTACTAGTGCTCCCTTTGCTTGTTCAAACATTGGAGATGTTGAGGTGCGTAGACAGATGCACTCACTTACCATTAAAACAATGTGTCAATTCAATTATTTTGTAGGAAATGGGCTGATCTCTATGTATGGAAAGTGCAAAAGTATAGGAGATAGTTCACAAGTTTTTAGTACAATGAGAGTGAGGGATATTGTTTTGGAACCCACTCGTTTCTAGGCTTTTGCAGGATGTGGTCTCGTGAACTGCCGTTATTTCAGCTTATGAGCAAGCAGGGCAAGGAGATGTTGCCTTTAAATTGTTCCTTGACATGTTAGCTAGAGGAATGTGTCTAAACCAACTAACAGTTACTATAGCCTCCTCAGTGCTTGTGCATACCTTGGTGCAGCCAAGCTTGGGGAACTAATCCTTTTCCTAGTATACAAATTTGGATCTTTGTGCCTTTGAAAAAATGCCTGACCGAGACATAGTCACGTGGAATGCAGTTTTAGGTGGCTGTTCACAGAATGGACTAGGTACAGAAGCGATTGAGATTTTTGAACAAATGAAAGCCTTGGGgatttttcctaataaaatcaattttattgGGTTTCTATGCGCTTGTGGCCATGCAGGGTTTTTGGATAAAGGTTGGGCCTATTTTAATTCCATGAGCGAAGATTATGGAATTACCCCTTTGGTTTATCATTATACATGTATGGTTGATCTCCATGGGAGAGCAGGACGAAGTTCTGAAGCTGTAGCTCTCATCCAAAACATCCAAATGTATATGCATCTCAAGGTATGTGggacacattttttaaaataaggcaaTCAATGAAAGATAGGGGAGTGAGCAAAGAACCAGGTATCAGCTGGATTCAGATCAAGAACAAGTTACACTACTGCCttatgggggaaaaaaaacataatgaGATTGGAGAGATCCACTTAACATTGAAAGACCTGTATAGACGCTTTAGATACAAACTTTGTTCTGCCTGATGTGgaagaggaacaaaaacaaGCTGAGCTTATCTACCATAGCGAGAAGCTTGCCATTGCCTAATGGATCTTGTGCATGCCAAATGGAACACCAATTCAGATAATGAAGAATCTCTGAATTTGTGATCACTCATTTATGAAATTTGTTTCCAATTTTAGCCACTGCAAGTTTGTTATTCGAGATGGGAGTATATTCCACCATTTAAGGGATGGCTTGTGTTCTTGTGGGGATTATTGGTGAGTTCAGGCACTGAACACCTTCACTTTTAACCAAAGGGTTCAGGAGTTGAAATGCACCACTGTGGGCTTGTTTTCATTTGGATTAAACATCACGCATTTGTGATCTTAGACAAACAAGAGCCTCAAAAATTACGAGTCTGATACTTTgtaatttaactaggaaaattTGGTATTACTATGTTCTGATTCTGGTTCTGGTTCTGCCAACTATAGAATAGAAGTTAAAAATGACTTATTGAGATATgggttttttcaaattttggcttTCCCTTAGCTGAACATTGGTTAGGGGTCCAAgcatatttttattctttcttgtaTTGTATACTATAAATTGTTTTTATccgtttaccaaaaaaaaaaaaaaaattgtttttatccTGATGTAATAAGATGAATGCTCCTACTCTTCTCCTCTTCTGCCTATAAAAACTAAACGTTGTaaccttcaaatttttttttctatacacGATGTTATGCATTACAAGAACAAGAAAATgttagttcaaaattttgaggttGGCTatgaatttcttaaaaattggGCCAatcacatgtattctttttttactattctaaTGTAGTGCAAAGATAAGAGacctaaatatatttttgtaattctaaaAGAATTCATCCTTGATTATAGTTCCCATGATTCCTTAACTGCCcttgattcaaaaaatttaaaatataatagttacgaaaatatttgttttaatgGCTTATTTGCCCTCCTTACTACTGTAACAATTGCATCCTATCTCAGCTGCATTGCATGCATGCTTTATTGTTGTTATGGTCAATGCTTCCGTTTCCAACAAAATTCTTATTCTATGGCAACTTGGATTACATTTGAAATGCAAGCATTATATTCAGTTCTTATGGCCAAGATTGTTCCAGATTTGCAGAAGACTTCGGCTCATCAGGAAGGGTAGAGGACAACTAGGCTAAAATGATGGTTTGAACTAGATTATCCATTGAACCAGCACAAACAAATACTTGTCAATGAGTGTATTCACTTTAACCCCCAAAGCATAGACTTTCCAAGTTCCATTTCCCTCGCTAGCTCCCATTGTTTTTAGATGTCATCTGAATTAACCAGCTTACTTTCTTCATGTTTCTGGCTTAACTTCATAGTGAACTGTCGAATTTCAAATATAACCAAACCAGCACTAAATAACTGGTGAATCCATCCCTGTGAGTTTGATTGCATCTAGTGCTCCAATGCATATTGCACACGACACAAACATAACACATTTCCAAAAATGACCACTTCATGCCAGTTCACTTAACGGAAGCTTTACTCCATCACAGTCCAATGattctacaccaaaaaccaattgtcATAATCAATGGCATCCCACCCAACCTCTCCCAACTGTCTCAACAGCAGAGACCAGACCAGGAATAGGATCCAATTAGCCTTTTGACAATGAAAGGTTGATTTCTGCACAAATCCCAGCCATGCTTTGCTTCATAAGATGCAAGGTCTATAACAACATTTCCTTACTCAGAAAGAAATGCTAGAAGGCCTGTAATAAAATCCACACAGACAATCCAAAGTTACCCCCATAGAATTGGCAGCAATCAGTTGACTACCAAATCACTCTCACCTGGTATCTTTAAGCATTCCAAAGCCCAAACTAACAGATAATGATGAACTtaaggaaattttaaaaaataaataaataaataaaaattgatgagGAAATGTGTAGCAGTGAAAGCTGACCAAACGCATTCATAAGAACCCTTTTAGTGAAGGAGACATCACAACCAATATTACTGACTAGAGGATACagttttttgttaattttaaggAGAGACAGATATGACTAAAGGTTCTCACTATTGCTGATGTTTATATTGGTTCTCAACTCATTTTAATCCAAACGAAAAAGAACAATCTGATTAAATACTCACGGTTGCTCAGTAAGCACAAAGGAACCTAAAGCACTATTATTATGACTTTTTTCAGCAACGCATTCTACAACAACCACGTCTTAGTCCCAGAAGAAACACATTCACTGCACCCTTCCCCAACACCCCCTCCCCccccttcttcctttttctttcaagtGTTCCATAAGAAGCTTTAGGTAGGAAGTGCATCAGTAGGACTAGCTCACCAAATAATCATACAGCACCTGAATTGTGGCTTTGTAAGCTTTTAATTGAATTGATGAACATCCATTTGAGAAACATGATCTCTAGTTGGTATCATATAATCATAGAAGGAATGAACAACCTGGTTCACTAAATGCATGTGATTTTGTTAATAAAACACAGCGAATATGAATTTCAAAGGTTTATTGTGAGAAATTGGAGAAGAGGGGAAataggaaaagagagagaaagaggcaaAAATCTGCAATACATAGACCATCTTCACTTAAAATATAAAGTTAAACAGAGTATTGATTTAAGAGAACAGATGAGGCCTTTAGATCATTttcatcttcaaaaaaaaaatcctgagtGTAAGTATTGAATAcagcaacaacaataacaataaagcCTTAGCCACAAAAACCTTTTTTGGATCATATTCATAATGATACTTCATGCATTATCTATCAACTACCCAGCAATCATGAAGGATTATCCAGTGTAACATGATGACTAGAAGAACAAAGCTTTGTCCAAGAAATGGAGAATGATCCTTGCTAATAAAAGTGAAGTATTCATTTAAACAGCAGTATTATTTCTGAATTATacagttacaacttacaacagCATCCCCTGTTAAGAAAATAAATGTGGGACTAAGAATATTTTGacataaatcaatttgaaaatacaGTACAACCTGCATGTGGTGCATATATCAATGTACTCTCCTCTAAAACATTTCTGAAAAGTCAGCTTAGCTTGTCACAGTTCTTCTGAAGCATAAAAGAACATTCTATCTGAACATAAGTGGACTCCTCTGATCTTTCAATCACCACATACTGAAGCATTGTGTTTAAGATCCATCATTGCCCAATTTcattagatttttcaaattggGCAAGAAATAAACCTTAAACAGAGACTCTTTGTCCATTAATCTGCATAAAATTTCCAAATCAATACCCAGAAAAACCAACCCTCAAATCATTACGAAAGGATCATTCGGATTGGCTTTCGATGCTATATATATTGCCGATCATTCCAAAAACGCCAACTAATATGGCAAGTACTAACATCAACCTGGACAAGAACTTttccccaaaactcaaacaacCCCTTTGCCCAGAAAAACCAACCCTCAAATCATTATGAAAGGATCATTCAGATTGGCTTTCGATGCTATATATATTGCCGATCATTCCAAAAACACCAACTAATATGGCAAATACTAACATCAACCTGGACAAGAACTTTTCCCCAAAGCTCAAACAACCCCTTTGCTGACCTAACCTTAATGCTATAAGAGATGGGAATATAAAACCCAATGACACCGCTGTTGTTGCCCCCGTAACCTTGAAAGCTGTCCAAATATTGGGAATCATAGTGGACCCAAAATATATAAGTACCAACAAAACTGCTGTTAACCCTAAAGACCTCTTCCTACTCTCTAAAAGTGGAGCCGACCCCTCAAACAACAAGGCATCCATTGTTTGACGTAGCGAAAAATGAACCACTGGGAAAACAAGAACCAAATGAAAAATGTATCCAACCCGGACAATATAGTTCAATTCTGAACTGAAACGAATCCCAAGGTTCTTATCAAAATTGGTCAGCACATCAGATTCTGTACCCTGCCCAAATAATAAATACCCTGATACGGATGTAAAAGCATAGACCACAATACAAATAACAGTTGTGATCCTACCTACCCGATTCATCTTCTGAGGAGTCCGCCCCTCAAGCTCGTTATATATAGGCTGAACATTGAAATGACAAACATAAGCATTCGTCATGATGGGAACCACCACAAGTAAATCCAGAATAGCCTTTTTCGACCCAAAGTCTGGACCAATTCTTGGAGACTCAATTTTCCCTTCAACAAGCTTAATAAATGCAATAACACAAGCCACCACTACAAACAAAACTGCAAGAGCCACCGAAGCAGCTGAAGTCAAGCTCAATGATTCAATCCTCTCCAATGCACAAAGTGGTGC contains:
- the LOC126725806 gene encoding amino acid transporter AVT6E — translated: MNSAYSSIPKRSYLELQSHNDSQNLRSPPITHVNLVPFDDEEVVGNGYLHSSNGVHNDDDFDEDLGPEFDNHPLIDTGSKTGSGISGAVFNLTTTIIGAGLMALPAAMKVLGLVLGIFVIILMGLLSEYSVELLVKFSVLVKASSYGEVVQHALGRPAKVLSEIFIIVNNAGVLIVYLIIMGDVMSGSLNHIGVFDQWLGHGVWDHRKLLILVIVVLLLAPLCALERIESLSLTSAASVALAVLFVVVACVIAFIKLVEGKIESPRIGPDFGSKKAILDLLVVVPIMTNAYVCHFNVQPIYNELEGRTPQKMNRVGRITTVICIVVYAFTSVSGYLLFGQGTESDVLTNFDKNLGIRFSSELNYIVRVGYIFHLVLVFPVVHFSLRQTMDALLFEGSAPLLESRKRSLGLTAVLLVLIYFGSTMIPNIWTAFKVTGATTAVSLGFIFPSLIALRLGQQRGCLSFGEKFLSRLMLVLAILVGVFGMIGNIYSIESQSE